CCATCGGTAACCATGTTCATTGGGCGGTTGGTTAATGAGCCGCTACCGGTAAGGGTTACGGGCGTATTGAATATGGATGCAATGGCAGCAAACATCCTGATGCTTAACCCCGATTCGCCACAATGCAATGTATCATTAGGGCTTTTGGGGCCTCCCGTAATGGTTAGTTTGCTCCCATCGCCCACTATATGGGCACCAAGTTTCTTACAAGTGTCGATGGCGGCAAGGCAATCGTTACTGTTGCCTGCATTGTAAATTATCGATTGTCCTTCGGCCAAGGTTGCCAATGCAATTGCCCGTTGGGCAACGCTTTTCGATGCTGGCGCTTGAACCGTCCCTTTAACTGCCGAAGGTTTTACTAATTTCTTCATCCAAGAATTGCTTAAATTCATTATCGTTGCTTGCCGATATAAGTAAATCGTAATCAGTAAACAATTTTTTATTATCTACCCTTTGTATCCATTGGGCTTTCAGGTAGTTAAGTGTTAACTCATTTTCTACCGCTACGCTCATGATTTCAACATCAGGCGCTTTACCAGTAAAAATTTTAAACGCCTCCACTGCTTGATGGATAAGCCATTGCTTACCTGAAATTACCCTACACCCAAAGCTCATAAATTGCTCGCTTAGGCTCGAAGGGCGGTAATTGGCATCGAGTAGAACTAGATTTCGGGGTATGTTAACCCCCAAAAAAGGGTTTGCGTTAGGGAGTAAAGCCGAAACTACTACCTCAAAGTAGGAGAGTTTATGGGAAACTTCGTCAAAATCTATGTAATTTACGTTTAGTCTTTTACCTATTTCAATGGCTTTTTGGGTGGTTCTGTTGGCAATATGCACCACTGCACCTGCTTTTTTCAGTCCATATACAGCAGCTGTTGCAGCTGGACCAGCACCTAATACCAGCACTTTCCTACCTATTAGGGTAACACCTGCGTTAACCAAAGCATTTACAACACCGTTCCAATCGGTATTGTAACCGGTAAGTTTGCCGTTCTGGTTGGTTATGGTATTTACCCCGTGTATTTCGGCTACTTCATCGCTAACATGGTTCAGGTATTTGATAACATCTTCCTTAAAGGGTGTGGTAATATTAGCACCTTTAATACTATAGTTTAGGATGATGTTGGTTAGGTCATGTGCACTTCTGGGGCGAATCCTGGTGTATTTGGCATCGATACCCATTCCCCTGAAAACGCTATTGAATAGCTGTGGGCTTTTGCTGTGCAGTATAGGATTACCAAAAACTGCGTAGGTTTCCATACTATAGGGGTTTTAGGGAGTCAAGTAGGGATTCTAAGTATATATAGTCAAGCTGACCCGGTGCAGTTTGATTTCCGGGTAATGCTGCATAGGTGAACGGGGCGCCTAGTAATGGAGCCGCAACGCGAGTAATTGTTCCAACCTGCCCCATACAAAAAGCAACTATTCTGGTATTTTCTTCATAAAGGGAAAGGACGCGGGCGCAATCGCTAGTACTGTTAGCCATACAGGCTATTTTAACTAAAGATACATCATAGGTTTGGGCATTCTCAGTAATTTTTTTTAGCCTAGCATATGTAGGGGTTTCAGTATAGTTATGGTATGAGATTATTACCTTGCAGTTAGCGGCTTGGGCTATAGCTGTTATTTCCCTGATAATTTCAGTAGGCGTGTCAATATCAACATCAACCCAGGCTGCGCCATACCCAATAGTATCAGTAAGGAGATTAAGCATTACATCGAATTCTGACTCTTTAGGCCGGTAGGTTGCAATAAGGTTATCGTGTAAGCCAAATAGCAGCTTTAGCTCATCCCTGTTCAAATTGAGCAAATCAATCCTGATTTCGGCAAGCGAAAGTTTGGGTAGCAAATTGCTAATTGCATGGAAATCAACATTTCCTATACTAACACATATATCGGGGCGGATAGCTTTCATGCATCATAACCTTTATTCTGCAAACTTTTTTAGTTCCTCTAATGCCATTGTTTCAATTTTAGGGACTCCAATTCCCATTAAAAGAACAAAGTCGATACTGTTGGCATTCCGCTTTTTGTCCTTTACCAGAGTTTTGAATACCCTACTGGGTTCAATGTTCATGCAGGTTGGGAGTCCAAATGATTGTAGCAGGTTAATAATTCTCAGGTAGTCCCTGTTGCTAATAAGTCCTTTCTCCATGGAGAGCCTGCAGGCAAACTCCATTCCAATGCTAACCGCCTTACCGTGCGATATTCCGGTTAGTGTTTCAACGGCGTGACCCCATGTATGGCCAAAATTGAGCAGCTTTCTAATTCCGCTTTCACGTTCATCGGCAGTAACAATGCTTGCTTTAACTCTAATGGATTCCGCTATATGTTTTGATATTTCAGGTTGATTTAGGTTAAGCAGAGCAATACAGTCGTGCTCAAGCTGTTCAAAAAGTTTGATATCCGAGATTAGGGCATGCTTTACCATCTCGGCGAAACCATTCACAAGTTCCTCGTGGGGCAATGTTTTTAGCAAGCGAGTATCGCAAAGCACAAATCGGGGCTGGGTAAACGTTCCAATAATATTCTTATATCCATCAAGGTCAACCCCATTTTTGCCGCCTACACTTGCATCAACCTGTGAAAGTAAGCTGGTTGACACAAACCCAAACTCAACCCCACGCATGTAGGTGGAAGCCACAAAACCAGCAATATCGCAAACTACACCTCCTCCAATTCCCAGTATAAAGCTATTACGATCGGCGTTGTTCTCCAACAACCAGCGGTAAATACTCTCAATATACCCTAACTGTTTTGATGGTTCACCCGGATTAATTGAGAAAAAGGGTGCCTCTGGAAACACCGTGGCATAATACTTTTCAATGTTTTTGTCGGTAATAATGAAATGCTTTTTTTTAGGAAGATATTTGGTAACTTCCTCAAATCTTTCGTCAACAATTATTGTTGATTTACCGTTTTGGCCTTCAATTAAAATGGTTTCCATTCTTGCATTTAAGGATTATGCCAAAGTTAACCAAATTTTACCATTTCAGTCCTGTTTTGGGTGATTGCTTCCTGTGTTTGTAACGATTCGCGATGGATGCTATTAAAAAGTCTTTTCACAAAATCAGTTCTGAGCCCCATTTTATGTCCCTTCCCAATCACCCTGTTTAATACCTCGTTCCAGCGGTCGGGTTGAATGATTTTTTGACCCGTTTCACTTTTAACGCGGGCTATTTCAGTTGCTATCGCCATCCGGTTTGACAATGCCCAAACAAGTAATTCATCCAAGGCATCAATTTCAGCTCTTAGCTCATTCATTAGCTCTGTATTAGCCTGTTTTGCCTCAAAAATATTGCTAATCAACAAGTTAAATTGATTGGGTGTTAGCTGTTGCTTGGCATCGCTAAGGGCTATCTTAGGGTTTGGATGTACTTCAACCATTAGCCCGTCGAATCCAAGGTTGATTGCGCGGTTTGAGAGTAGCTCAATATACTGCGCATCGCCAGAGATATGGCTAGGGTCTGAAATAACCCTGAGCTCAGGATTGTTAGCTTTTAGCTGTAGGGCTACCTCCCACATTGGGAAGTTTCGGAAAGGCGATGCGTGCCAAACGGTAAACCCCCGGTGTATGGCGCCAACCTCTTTTACTCCTGCCAGCCTTAGTCGGTTAATTGCACCCTCCCAGAGCTTTAGGTCGGGGCTTAACGGATTTTTTACCAGAACCGGGATTTGAACACCCCTCAAAGCCGATGCAATTTCCTGTATAGCAAAGGGATTGGAAACGGTGCGTGCACCAATCCATAGCAGATCGGCACCGAACTTCAGGCACTCGTAAACATGCCTCTCGGTTGCCACCTCGGTGGCAAAGGGCATACCGGTTTCCTGCTTTACCTGGTTAAGCCAGATTAGGGCTTCAGTTCCATAGCCCTCAAATGAGTTAGGGGTTGTGCGCGGCTTCCATACTCCAGCCCGCATGTAGTTAACAAACCCATTCTTTTTAAGTTCCTGAGCCACTTCTACCAGTTGTTGTGGCGACTCGGCACTGCAAGGCCCTGCAATAATCAGTGGCTTGGCATCTTTTTGGATTGATGGGTTAGTGCCTTCTTCAGTTTTTAACTTTTCGTTTGCCATGGTTTAGTATGTTTTGATTTTGTTGATTTTCAAATGCTTTTCGTATGCCATTTGCTTGAACTATAAGCCATTGTAACGTTTGGTCGTCGTTTTGCCTAATTGCCAATTCAATCCGATTGAGTTGTTCCTGGAACTCGACAATTGCGCTGAGGATGTTCTCCTTGTTTTGCTTAACTATGGGTAGCCACATGCTAGCGCTACTTTTAGCCAAGCGTGTCATGGAATCAAATCCACTGGATGCAGCCTCCATTGTTTGATTTATAGAGCCAATTCTATTTACTGAAGCAATTGCCAAGGCGTACGACACCAGTTGTGGTAGGTGCGATGCGTTTGCCATTAGCTTGTCGTGTTGGTTGGAGTCAATAAATTCAACTCTTGCACCCAGTAAATCCCATAGCCCTGTAACTAATTCTACCGCCTGCTTGCTAGAAAGGTGTTCATCGCATATGTAAACCAGTTTATTCCTAAATAGGCTTGCGCTTGCATTTACTGCACCTTGTTCTGCACTTCCAGCCATAGGGTGCGACGAAACAAATTTACTCCGTTCTGGAAGGGTTGAGAGTACAATGTTTATTATTGATTTTGTAGATCCAACATCGAACACAGCTAATGGCTTAACACTTGCACTAAGTATCCTTGATGCAATTTGCGTTACTTGGTCAACTGGTGTTGCTATTGCAACAACATCTGCCATTTGGCAAATCTCCTCCAGTGTATTGGAAGTATCTATAAAACCAGCGTTCATGCAAAATTCTTCGTTAATGGGTTCAATGTCAAAACCAATGATGGTTTTAACCTTACCCATTAATCCTGCTGCCAGTGAAGCCCCAATTTGGCCTAAGCCAATAACTGCAATGGTTAAATTCTTTAGTTCCATACCATCATTAATTTGTTTTGATGCCAGTTGTATATATTCCAAGAACCTTAACCTCGTTAGCAATGGTTTTTAATGAGTCAAGGGCTAACTCAAAATCGTCGATATGACGGAAAACAGCATCGGTATGGAAGTAGTATTCCCATGGGTTGCCAACTTGTGGCAACGATTGCAACATGGTTAGGTTTACGCCATAGCGGGAAAATGATTGTAGCGCTGCTTGGAGGCTGCCAACCTTGTGGGCAAGTGAAAATGCGACACTTGCTTTATTTGCAGAGCTATAGGAATGTTTTGTAGTTTTACCTAAGACAACAAAGCGGGTATAGTTATTATGGTTCGATTCAATGGAACTAGCAATCACCTCCAATCCGTATTCCCTTGCCGCTCTTTCGCTTGCTATGGCAGCAACCCCTTTTATTTGGTTCAAAGCAATATCCCTTGCACTTAGGGCAGTGTCGTGGGTTGCAAATACTTTTAAATGGGGTATGCTCTGAATGAAATCATCGCATTGCGCAATTGCCATGGGATGTGAGTGAATCTCCTTTATATCCTCAACCTTTTGACCGCTTATGCCTATTAGGTGCTGCGATATCCTCAGGAAAACTTCTCCCTCAATGATTAAATCTGATTCTCGAATTAGTGTGTAGTTCTGCAGAATGCTTCCTACTAATGAGTTTTCAATAGCCATTACACCTTTTTCAGCTCGTCCTTCGGTAACCGAGTTAACCAACTCTTTGAAGGTAAGGCATTCAACCAGGTCGAGAGGTGTATTGAAGTAAAGTTCTGCTGCATCCTGATGGAAAGCGCCCTTGAAACCCTGTATTGCTACTTTTATTGGTTGCATTTGATTTGCATTAAGTTTTATTAAATTAAAAAGCCCTGTTTCCGGCAGGGCTCAATTAATATCATTAAATAAATGGTGTAGTTGAGCCCGCTGGTTAGGGGTAGTAGAAAAAGTAATAGTAAAACATAACCTTACATGAGGTTACCATTGTAGTGGCTAGTATATAGGTGCGTTTACTCATAAAAAAAGCCCCGCTATTGCGGGGCTGGTTTATTGTTAACTGGTTATACCTTTTTATAATATACAACAATTACCCAGCCCCCACTTACTAAAGTAGAAGTAGTAGCTGTAAAAGTAGTTGTTGTTTAATCTTGCCATTTCCAACTGATTCTGTTTACAAAAATAGAATAATTTTGTGAAAACTTGCAAAAAAGAAACTATTTTTTTTAATTTGCACTGGATAATGACAAAAATGGTATTGTATAGCAACATACAACTTTGGTGGTGGCACAGTTTCATTAGATGCTGTGTTAAGCCGCTTTAGTCCTTATGTGCTGATAGTAAAAGAATTAACTTAATATTAGGGGGCTTGCTTAACACAGCAAGCCCCCTAAGTTTTTTAATTTAATAGTTTAAACCATGAAAATAACAAGAATAACTGTAAAATCGAGAAGAATTTCAGCAGACACATATACCCCAATTGGAGTATACCTGAAGTTGCGCGATGTATACCCACAATGCCTTCTACTGGAATGTGCCGATTACAGTGAAAGGAGCGATGCTTTTTCATATATATGTGTAAAGCCTTTTGCTGGAATTGAGGTTACAGGAACTAAAACAAAAACCTATGTGCTTTTGGAAAGTTCAGAATTCAACACTGTGGATGAATTCCCTCCTGCGCTTTTTGACTCGTTTTTGCAAAGTTTTAAAATTGATAATACTGATGTAGGAAATGCAGGCTTTTTTGGATTTACCGCTTATGATTCCATTAACCTATTCGATAATGTTAATATTGAAACTTCTAATGCAGTTTTTCCTTTAATTAAGTATGATTTTTACCAGGTGGTAATCGAGTTTAACCATTTCAATAATACTCTAACTCTTTACGAGTTTCTTGCTCCAAACGTGGATGAGATTTCCAGTAAGCTTCTATCATTACTTTCAAATAAGAATACCCCAACATTTCCGTTTCAAGCCACCTCTGAGGAATATTCAAACATGAATGATGACTACTACATGGAAATGGTTGAAAAAGGGAAAATACATTGTGCTAGAGGTGATGTTTTCCAGATTGTGCTTTCCCGGCAATTCAGCAAGAAGTATAGTGGCGACGACTTCAATGTATACCGAGCATTGCGTTCTATCAATCCTTCTCCTTACTTGTTCTATTTTGATTACATGAATTTTCGCATCTTCGGTTCATCTCCTGAAGCTCATCTTAAAGTCACTAATGGCGTAGCAACAATTAACCCGATAGCTGGAACAACTGCTCGTAGTGGAGATGCTCAATTTGATAAGATAATAACCGATGAGTTATTAAAAAACCCAAAGGAAAATTCTGAGCATTGTATGCTTGTTGATTTAGCCAGAAATGACCTTAGTAGGCATGCTGTTGATGTTACCGTTGATAAATTCCGCGAAGTTCAAAGCTATTCACATGTAATTCATTTGGTATCGTGTGTTAAAGGAAAACTTAAGCCAAATACTAAACCCTATTCATTACTTGCATCAACCTTCCCTGCAGGAACTCTTAGTGGAGCACCAAAGCATAAAGCAATTCAGTTAATAGGAAACATTGAGCCTACCCCTCGAGGAATTTATGGTGGAGCAGTTGGGTTTATTGGAATAAATGGCGACATTAATCACGCAATAGTTATTCGTTCATTTATTAGTAGCAATGGAACCCTTTACTATCAGGCTGGGGCAGGAGTTGTTATTGGTTCATCGCCAAAAGGCGAACTAGCCGAGGTTAATTCAAAGATTTCGGCATTAAGAAGAGCAATAGAATACGCAGAAAAAATTGTTTAACAATCACCTTAATGTTCAAATTCAAACATTTATGGCATCAATATTACTACTCGACAACTACGACTCATTTACTTTTAACCTACTTCATTACGTTGAAGAATTTGGTGAACACCAAATTGAGGTTTTTAGAAACGATCAAATAGAGGTGAATGAAGTAAATCGTTTCGATGGAATAATCCTATCACCAGGACCTGGAATTCCTTCTGAAGCAGGGAACATGCTATCTATTATAAAAAGGTATTATTCAACTAAAAGAATCTTCGGGGTTTGCCTTGGAGAGCAAGCTATAGCAGAGTCGTTTGGTGGTACGCTTATTAATCTTGAAAAAGTTTACCATGGTGTTTCCAGCAGCATCATAGTTAACAATCCGCCGCATTACCTTTTCGATGGTATCCCTGTAATATTTGAAGCAGGCAGATACCATTCGTGGGTTGTAAACCCTAACAATTTGCCCAGCTGTTTAAGGATTGAGGCAACAGATCAGAACGGACAAATCATGGCCATTGGTCATAAAGATTTCGATGTGTGTGGTGTTCAATTTCATCCTGAGTCAATACTAACTCCCGTGGGGAAACAGATCATTTTTAACTGGTTAAAAAGATTTTAGGGTTCAATTTAAATTGGGGAGGTGGATATGAAACAAATATTAACTAAGCTATTTGAATCGCAAAAGCTTAGTAGAACCGAATCGCAAAACTTAATGCACGGTATTGCAAATGGCAGCGTCAATGAATCTCAAATGGCCGCAGTGCTTACTGCCTATATCATGCGAAGCATCAGTTTGGAAGAGTTACAGGGGTTTCGCGATGCTTTGCTGGATCTTTCAGTCAAAGTAGATATATATGACGGTCATACAATAGATCTTTGTGGTACGGGTGGCGATGGTAAAAACACTTTTAACATTTCAACGGCATCGGCTTTTGTTGTTGCAGGTGCTGGAATTCCCGTTGTAAAGCATGGAAATTATGGGGCAACCTCCGTTTCGGGTTCATCCAATGTAATGGAGTATTTTGGGTATAAATTCAGTAGCGATTCCGGTAAGTTAAAAAGGGAAATTGACAATACCAATGTTTGTTTTTTACATGCGCCTCTGTTTCATCCGGCGCTAAAGGCTGTTGGCCCAGTAAGGCGTCAACTTGGCGTAAGAACTTTTTTTAACATGCTGGGCCCCTTGCTAAATCCATCTCGCCCAAAATATCAGGTTAGCGGAGTTTTTAGTATTGAAGTTGCTAGAATTTACAGTTATTTGCTAAGCAACTATCTTAACGATTACAGAATTATTCACAGCCTTGATGGTTACGACGAGATTTCGTTAACCAGCTCTACTAAAATATTTTCAAAGGCTGGCGAAGATTGCTTAACACCTGAAAGCCTAGGTTTTTGCAAAATATCACCAGAGAATATTGCAGGAGGAGAAACCGTTGAAAAATCGGCTAAGATTTTTCTTTCGGTTCTCAGTAACAGTGCCGATAAAAATAGAATTGATGTGGTAATTGCTAACTCGGCAATGGCAATTAGCTGTTACAAGGGTTTTCCTTTTGCAGAATCCACCCTGTATGCCAGGGAATCATTAGAGTCTGGGAAAGCTTTAGAATGTTTTAATAAACTAATATCAATGCAATAGCTATGAGTATTCTTAATGAAATTGTTACAAATAGAAAAATTCAGGTTGCCGAGCAAAAGGAACTTTACCCAACCAAATTGCTTGAACGAAGCATTTACTTTAATTCTCAGCCATTATCGCTTAAAAAATACATTCTTCGTCCTGACCTATCAGGAGTTATAGCTGAATTTAAGCGCAAATCGCCATCCAGGGGAATTATTAACGAGTTTGCAAAGCCGGATGAAGTATGCCTGCTATACATGCAGGCTGGGGCATCGGCCCTATCGGTATTAACTGAAAGTATGTTTTTTGGCGGATCGGCAATGGATTTAACTATTGCAAGAAAGTTTAACTTTTGCCCAATCCTCCGTAAGGATTTTATTGTCGATGAGTATCAAGTTATTGAGGCTAAGAGCATTGGCGCTGATGCTATCCTGCTTATAACCGAGATTCTTCCAAAAAAACAGCTGTCCAACTTCTCTTCCCTAGCCAAATCATTAGGCATGCAAGTACTTTTCGAGATTCATGAAAGGCAAAGTATTTCTAAACTACCAGCCGATGCTGAAATTATTGGTATTAATAGCAGAAACCTAAAAACATTCAATGTAAGCGTTGATCATATGGAATTATTAGTACAGCTCATACCAAAGCACGTGGTAAAAATAGCTGAAAGCGGAATTGATTCCCCAGAATCGTTGCTTACATTGAAAACAATGGGTTTTCAGGGATTTTTAATTGGCGAGAGGTTTATGCGAGAACCGAATCCAGGAAAGGCGTGTGAGAAATTTATCAGCAAAGTAAAAGAGTTAAGCTCAAGTAAGACCAGCTCAGGTTTGCATGATTAATAACTTTTCAACACAATACTGAAAGTATGAAGCTTAAAATATGCGGTATAACCGATAAGTCTAACATTGCAAGAATAGTGAATTTTCATCCTGATTTTCTTGGGTTTATTTTCTTTTCTGGTTCACAGCGCGATGTTAGCGACAGGTTGAGTTACATCAACTTTGAATTAATTCCAGTAAGTATAAAGAAAGTAGCCGTTTTTGTTAATGAGAATACTCATACAATAAAGAGTATTGTTCAAAAGTATGGTTTTACTCACATTCAGCTTCACGGGGATGAGAG
This is a stretch of genomic DNA from Tenuifilum sp. 4138str. It encodes these proteins:
- a CDS encoding shikimate dehydrogenase family protein — protein: METYAVFGNPILHSKSPQLFNSVFRGMGIDAKYTRIRPRSAHDLTNIILNYSIKGANITTPFKEDVIKYLNHVSDEVAEIHGVNTITNQNGKLTGYNTDWNGVVNALVNAGVTLIGRKVLVLGAGPAATAAVYGLKKAGAVVHIANRTTQKAIEIGKRLNVNYIDFDEVSHKLSYFEVVVSALLPNANPFLGVNIPRNLVLLDANYRPSSLSEQFMSFGCRVISGKQWLIHQAVEAFKIFTGKAPDVEIMSVAVENELTLNYLKAQWIQRVDNKKLFTDYDLLISASNDNEFKQFLDEEISKTFGS
- a CDS encoding type I 3-dehydroquinate dehydratase — encoded protein: MKAIRPDICVSIGNVDFHAISNLLPKLSLAEIRIDLLNLNRDELKLLFGLHDNLIATYRPKESEFDVMLNLLTDTIGYGAAWVDVDIDTPTEIIREITAIAQAANCKVIISYHNYTETPTYARLKKITENAQTYDVSLVKIACMANSTSDCARVLSLYEENTRIVAFCMGQVGTITRVAAPLLGAPFTYAALPGNQTAPGQLDYIYLESLLDSLKPL
- the aroB gene encoding 3-dehydroquinate synthase is translated as METILIEGQNGKSTIIVDERFEEVTKYLPKKKHFIITDKNIEKYYATVFPEAPFFSINPGEPSKQLGYIESIYRWLLENNADRNSFILGIGGGVVCDIAGFVASTYMRGVEFGFVSTSLLSQVDASVGGKNGVDLDGYKNIIGTFTQPRFVLCDTRLLKTLPHEELVNGFAEMVKHALISDIKLFEQLEHDCIALLNLNQPEISKHIAESIRVKASIVTADERESGIRKLLNFGHTWGHAVETLTGISHGKAVSIGMEFACRLSMEKGLISNRDYLRIINLLQSFGLPTCMNIEPSRVFKTLVKDKKRNANSIDFVLLMGIGVPKIETMALEELKKFAE
- a CDS encoding chorismate mutase; its protein translation is MANEKLKTEEGTNPSIQKDAKPLIIAGPCSAESPQQLVEVAQELKKNGFVNYMRAGVWKPRTTPNSFEGYGTEALIWLNQVKQETGMPFATEVATERHVYECLKFGADLLWIGARTVSNPFAIQEIASALRGVQIPVLVKNPLSPDLKLWEGAINRLRLAGVKEVGAIHRGFTVWHASPFRNFPMWEVALQLKANNPELRVISDPSHISGDAQYIELLSNRAINLGFDGLMVEVHPNPKIALSDAKQQLTPNQFNLLISNIFEAKQANTELMNELRAEIDALDELLVWALSNRMAIATEIARVKSETGQKIIQPDRWNEVLNRVIGKGHKMGLRTDFVKRLFNSIHRESLQTQEAITQNRTEMVKFG
- a CDS encoding prephenate dehydrogenase; the encoded protein is MELKNLTIAVIGLGQIGASLAAGLMGKVKTIIGFDIEPINEEFCMNAGFIDTSNTLEEICQMADVVAIATPVDQVTQIASRILSASVKPLAVFDVGSTKSIINIVLSTLPERSKFVSSHPMAGSAEQGAVNASASLFRNKLVYICDEHLSSKQAVELVTGLWDLLGARVEFIDSNQHDKLMANASHLPQLVSYALAIASVNRIGSINQTMEAASSGFDSMTRLAKSSASMWLPIVKQNKENILSAIVEFQEQLNRIELAIRQNDDQTLQWLIVQANGIRKAFENQQNQNILNHGKRKVKN
- a CDS encoding prephenate dehydratase, with protein sequence MQPIKVAIQGFKGAFHQDAAELYFNTPLDLVECLTFKELVNSVTEGRAEKGVMAIENSLVGSILQNYTLIRESDLIIEGEVFLRISQHLIGISGQKVEDIKEIHSHPMAIAQCDDFIQSIPHLKVFATHDTALSARDIALNQIKGVAAIASERAAREYGLEVIASSIESNHNNYTRFVVLGKTTKHSYSSANKASVAFSLAHKVGSLQAALQSFSRYGVNLTMLQSLPQVGNPWEYYFHTDAVFRHIDDFELALDSLKTIANEVKVLGIYTTGIKTN
- a CDS encoding anthranilate synthase component I family protein; translated protein: MKITRITVKSRRISADTYTPIGVYLKLRDVYPQCLLLECADYSERSDAFSYICVKPFAGIEVTGTKTKTYVLLESSEFNTVDEFPPALFDSFLQSFKIDNTDVGNAGFFGFTAYDSINLFDNVNIETSNAVFPLIKYDFYQVVIEFNHFNNTLTLYEFLAPNVDEISSKLLSLLSNKNTPTFPFQATSEEYSNMNDDYYMEMVEKGKIHCARGDVFQIVLSRQFSKKYSGDDFNVYRALRSINPSPYLFYFDYMNFRIFGSSPEAHLKVTNGVATINPIAGTTARSGDAQFDKIITDELLKNPKENSEHCMLVDLARNDLSRHAVDVTVDKFREVQSYSHVIHLVSCVKGKLKPNTKPYSLLASTFPAGTLSGAPKHKAIQLIGNIEPTPRGIYGGAVGFIGINGDINHAIVIRSFISSNGTLYYQAGAGVVIGSSPKGELAEVNSKISALRRAIEYAEKIV
- a CDS encoding anthranilate synthase component II, coding for MASILLLDNYDSFTFNLLHYVEEFGEHQIEVFRNDQIEVNEVNRFDGIILSPGPGIPSEAGNMLSIIKRYYSTKRIFGVCLGEQAIAESFGGTLINLEKVYHGVSSSIIVNNPPHYLFDGIPVIFEAGRYHSWVVNPNNLPSCLRIEATDQNGQIMAIGHKDFDVCGVQFHPESILTPVGKQIIFNWLKRF
- the trpD gene encoding anthranilate phosphoribosyltransferase, with translation MKQILTKLFESQKLSRTESQNLMHGIANGSVNESQMAAVLTAYIMRSISLEELQGFRDALLDLSVKVDIYDGHTIDLCGTGGDGKNTFNISTASAFVVAGAGIPVVKHGNYGATSVSGSSNVMEYFGYKFSSDSGKLKREIDNTNVCFLHAPLFHPALKAVGPVRRQLGVRTFFNMLGPLLNPSRPKYQVSGVFSIEVARIYSYLLSNYLNDYRIIHSLDGYDEISLTSSTKIFSKAGEDCLTPESLGFCKISPENIAGGETVEKSAKIFLSVLSNSADKNRIDVVIANSAMAISCYKGFPFAESTLYARESLESGKALECFNKLISMQ
- the trpC gene encoding indole-3-glycerol phosphate synthase TrpC; its protein translation is MSILNEIVTNRKIQVAEQKELYPTKLLERSIYFNSQPLSLKKYILRPDLSGVIAEFKRKSPSRGIINEFAKPDEVCLLYMQAGASALSVLTESMFFGGSAMDLTIARKFNFCPILRKDFIVDEYQVIEAKSIGADAILLITEILPKKQLSNFSSLAKSLGMQVLFEIHERQSISKLPADAEIIGINSRNLKTFNVSVDHMELLVQLIPKHVVKIAESGIDSPESLLTLKTMGFQGFLIGERFMREPNPGKACEKFISKVKELSSSKTSSGLHD